One segment of Chionomys nivalis chromosome 3, mChiNiv1.1, whole genome shotgun sequence DNA contains the following:
- the Gp5 gene encoding platelet glycoprotein V produces MLRSALFCTVLALVRTQTFPCPKSCKCEVRDAVQCSGGSVGSIAALGLPRNLTHMVFFRMDQGVLRNHSFSGMTVLQRLMLSNSHVSAIDPGTFNDLIKLKTLRLTRNRISHLPGALLDKTVLLEQLFLDHNSLRDLDQNLFQNLLNLQELCLNQNQLSFLPANLFMSLRKLKVLDLSGNNLTHLPKGLLGAQVKLETLLLYSNQLASVDSGLLDNLGALTVLRLDRNHLYSVAPGAFDSLGNLGSLTLSRNRLVSLPHALFLNTSRLTWLTLFENPLEELPEVLFGEMAGLRELWLNRTQLRTLPAAFFRNLSGLQTLGVTRNPRLSALPRGAFLGLAELRVLALHSNALTGLRDDALRNLGRLRQVSLRHNRLRTLPRALFLNLSSLETVQLEHNQLEMLPGDVFAALPQLTQVLLGHNPWLCDCGLWPFLQWLQHHQDLLSREEPPQCHGPEPRAGLSFWDLLQGDPWCPHPRRLPLNPLAENTLEAPAPSQLPHSSQSRAWVQLVAKSEGSDHSLYWGLYVLLLVAQAIIAGIIVFVMIKIGQLFRTLIREKLLFKAMENSCN; encoded by the coding sequence ATGCTAAGGAGCGCCCTGTTTTGTACGGTGCTCGCACTCGTGCGTACCCAGACCTTCCCCTGCCCTAAATCCTGCAAGTGTGAGGTCCGCGATGCGGTGCAGTGCTCGGGCGGCAGCGTGGGTAGCATCGCCGCGCTGGGTCTGCCCAGGAACCTCACACACATGGTATTCTTCCGAATGGATCAGGGCGTTTTGCGGAACCACAGCTTCAGTGGCATGACAGTCCTGCAGCGCCTGATGCTCTCAAACAGCCACGTTTCCGCCATCGACCCCGGCACCTTCAATGACCTGATAAAACTAAAAACCCTCAGGTTGACGCGCAACAGAATCTCTCATCTTCCAGGCGCGCTCCTGGATAAAACAGTGCTCTTGGAACAGTTGTTCTTGGACCACAATTCACTAAGGGATCTTGACCAAAACCTGTTTCAGAACCTGCTTAacctgcaggagctctgtttgaACCAGAATcagctctcttttcttcctgctaaCCTTTTCATGAGCCTGCGGAAGCTGAAGGTGTTGGACTTATCGGGAAACAACCTGACCCACCTGCCCAAGGGATTGCTTGGGGCGCAGGTTAAACTAGAGACACTGCTGCTCTACTCAAACCAGCTTGCGTCTGTGGATTCAGGGCTTCTGGATAACCTGGGCGCCCTGACTGTGCTGAGATTGGACCGGAATCACCTCTATTCTGTCGCACCCGGTGCCTTCGACAGCCTCGGAAACCTGGGCTCCTTGACTCTGTCCAGAAACCGCCTGGTTTCTTTGCCACACGCGCTCTTCCTTAATACCAGCCGCCTGACTTGGCTGACCCTGTTCGAGAACCCTCTGGAGGAGCTGCCGGAGGTGCTGTTCGGGGAGATGGCCGGTCTGCGGGAGCTGTGGCTGAACCGCACCCAGCTGCGCACGCTGCCCGCCGCCTTCTTCCGCAACTTGAGCGGCCTGCAGACGCTGGGAGTGACGCGGAACCCGCGTCTGAGCGCGCTCCCGCGCGGTGCGTTCCTGGGTCTGGCTGAGCTGCGCGTGCTCGCCCTGCACTCTAACGCCCTGACCGGGCTCCGGGACGACGCGTTGCGCAACCTCGGCCGCCTGCGCCAGGTGTCGCTGCGCCACAACCGGCTGCGGACCCTGCCCCGCGCGCTCTTCCTCAACCTCAGCAGCCTGGAGACCGTGCAGCTGGAGCACAACCAGCTGGAGATGCTGCCTGGAGATGTGTTCGCGGCCCTGCCCCAGCTGACTCAGGTCCTGCTGGGTCACAACCCCTGGCTCTGCGACTGTGGTCTGTGGCCCTTCCTCCAGTGGCTGCAGCATCATCAAGACCTCCTGAGCCGAGAAGAGCCCCCGCAGTGCCATGGCCCGGAGCCACGCGCGGGCCTGTCGTTCTGGGACCTACTGCAGGGTGACCCATGGTGCCCGCACCCTCGACGCCTGCCTCTCAACCCTCTAGCCGAGAACACCCTGGAAgcccccgccccatcccagcTGCCTCACAGCTCGCAGTCCCGCGCGTGGGTCCAACTAGTGGCCAAGAGTGAAGGTTCCGATCACAGCCTCTACTGGGGTCTTTATGTTCTGCTTTTAGTAGCTCAGGCCATCATAGCCGGGATCATCGTGTTTGTCATGATTAAAATCGGCCAGCTGTTTCGAACATTAATCAGAGAGAAGCTCTTGTTTAAGGCAATGGAAAATTCATGTAACTAA